From one Musa acuminata AAA Group cultivar baxijiao chromosome BXJ2-6, Cavendish_Baxijiao_AAA, whole genome shotgun sequence genomic stretch:
- the LOC103971146 gene encoding protein G1-like7 — protein sequence MDAVDAGPSRAGGSDTGPPAGAAAPSRYESQKRRDWNTFLQYLRNHKPPLVLARCSGAHVIEFLRYLDQFGKTKVHLSGCAFYGHPSPPAPCTCPLRQAWGSLDALIGRLRAAYEESGGSPETNPLAARAVRIFLRDVRDSQAKARGIPYEKKKRRRAPTASDQVHGGGESSSSAALSGDSSGSGAGEGSAVPLWGSSIS from the coding sequence ATGGACGCGGTGGACGCAGGCCCATCGAGGGCCGGAGGAAGCGACACGGGTCCACCGGCGGGGGCGGCGGCGCCGAGTAGGTACGAGTCGCAGAAGCGGCGCGACTGGAACACCTTCCTGCAGTACCTGCGGAACCACAAGCCGCCGCTGGTGCTGGCGCGCTGCAGCGGGGCGCATGTCATCGAGTTCCTACGTTACCTCGACCAGTTCGGGAAGACGAAGGTGCACCTCTCCGGGTGCGCCTTCTATGGCCACCCGAGCCCGCCGGCGCCCTGCACCTGCCCGCTGCGCCAGGCCTGGGGCTCCCTCGACGCCCTCATCGGCCGCCTCCGCGCCGCCTACGAGGAGTCTGGCGGATCTCCTGAAACCAACCCCTTAGCCGCCCGCGCCGTCCGCATCTTCCTCCGCGACGTCCGCGACAGCCAGGCCAAGGCCCGCGGCATCCCCTACGAGAAGAAGAAGCGGAGGCGTGCGCCCACTGCTTCCGACCAAGTCCATGGCGGAGGTGAGTCTTCCTCTTCCGCCGCTCTCAGTGGCGACAGTTCTGGTTCGGGTGCCGGTGAGGGATCTGCAGTTCCGCTGTGGGGCTCGTCTATTTCCTGA
- the LOC103971147 gene encoding peptide-N4-(N-acetyl-beta-glucosaminyl)asparagine amidase A-like, protein MHLQPLLLFLQAFTLALPSVVPDAPASSAGLELLDPTLPSALPAQTPKCTVAVLDHAFAVGVASLPVVSINYTQPPDCSAPWTRVVLEVAMAASGLARKHRVAAVWLDGVEILRTSTPPLLTAADAFWRVQKDVTRYAAILNRLAGGGTVSMIVDNSAVDLAAVLAANVSFHFYRGELSASSKHTGHPSLWGLYREPADLVIPISRERGSYGSGFWFQISGNPQAVAAPVTVPRITYRAVLEIFVSYHADDESWYMNPLRFTYNARDVAASTANGGFRQLYATVDGRFVGGHVPYAVIYSSSINPYFWSPVTAIGTFDIPSHDIDLTPFLGLLLDGRPHELAIGVKDAQKYWLLSANLHLWVDRWSDAVQAGIVEYTTPTLKVNRNAQWHNQDGHSEVDAEGQLRFVGWVSSSKGNMTTTVGQKLRFKSQVSVHNRGAVRQVDVVNREKTTVTTKSGQRTVGKVQLLMEAPLQVQTSVVRVAGGPTFENTRLSHQLQETAYVKELSAVSMSKLSDRQEAEGSAMVHEEEAQWGIASTRSYYKYTDENSCYLRTVNAEEGAIKVDMASRSCFAISDA, encoded by the coding sequence ATGCATCTCCAAccgctcctcctcttcctccaagcCTTCACCCTTGCGCTTCCTTCTGTGGTACCCGATGCTCCTGCGAGCAGCGCCGGCCTCGAGCTCCTCGACCCGACTCTTCCGTCGGCGCTTCCCGCCCAGACTCCCAAATGCACCGTGGCCGTCCTCGACCACGCCTTCGCCGTCGGCGTCGCCTCCCTTCCCGTGGTGTCCATCAACTACACGCAGCCCCCAGACTGCTCCGCCCCCTGGACCCGCGTCGTGCTCGAGGTGGCCATGGCGGCCTCCGGTCTCGCCCGGAAGCACCGCGTGGCCGCCGTCTGGCTCGACGGCGTGGAGATCCTCCGCACCAGCACCCCGCCCCTCCTCACCGCCGCCGACGCGTTCTGGAGGGTGCAGAAGGACGTCACCCGCTATGCCGCCATCCTCAACCGGCTCGCCGGCGGAGGCACCGTCTCCATGATCGTCGACAATTCCGCCGTCGATCTCGCCGCTGTGCTCGCCGCCAACGTCTCCTTCCACTTCTACCGCGGAGAGCTCTCCGCGAGCTCGAAGCACACCGGTCATCCCAGCCTCTGGGGGCTCTACCGTGAGCCGGCCGACCTTGTCATCCCCATCTCGCGAGAGCGTGGGTCTTACGGCAGCGGCTTCTGGTTCCAGATCAGCGGTAACCCGCAGGCGGTGGCCGCGCCAGTCACCGTCCCCAGGATCACATACCGGGCTGTGCTGGAGATCTTCGTGTCCTACCACGCCGATGATGAGTCCTGGTACATGAATCCCCTCCGCTTCACGTACAATGCCCGGGACGTGGCGGCCTCCACGGCCAACGGCGGGTTCCGGCAGCTGTACGCAACGGTCGACGGCCGGTTCGTGGGGGGACATGTACCGTACGCTGTCATTTACTCCAGCTCGATCAACCCTTACTTTTGGTCACCGGTGACAGCCATCGGCACCTTCGACATCCCCTCCCACGACATCGACCTGACTCCATTCCTCGGGCTGCTGCTCGACGGGCGGCCGCACGAGCTCGCGATCGGGGTGAAGGACGCGCAGAAGTACTGGCTGCTGTCGGCGAACCTCCACCTCTGGGTGGACCGGTGGTCCGACGCCGTGCAGGCCGGGATAGTGGAGTACACCACGCCGACACTGAAGGTGAACCGCAACGCCCAGTGGCACAATCAGGACGGGCACTCGGAGGTGGACGCCGAGGGGCAGCTCCGGTTCGTGGGATGGGTGAGCTCCTCCAAGGGCAACATGACCACCACCGTGGGGCAGAAGTTGCGGTTCAAGAGCCAGGTCTCGGTGCACAACCGCGGGGCGGTGCGGCAGGTGGACGTGGTAAACAGGGAGAAGACGACGGTGACGACGAAGAGCGGGCAGCGGACGGTGGGAAAGGTGCAGCTGCTGATGGAAGCGCCGCTGCAGGTGCAGACGTCGGTGGTGAGGGTGGCGGGCGGGCCGACGTTCGAGAACACCCGGTTGTCGCACCAGCTGCAGGAGACGGCGTACGTGAAAGAGCTCTCGGCGGTGAGCATGAGCAAGCTGTCGGATCGGCAGGAGGCGGAGGGGTCGGCCATGGTGCACGAGGAGGAGGCGCAATGGGGAATTGCGAGCACCAGGTCGTACTACAAGTACACCGATGAGAACTCTTGCTACCTGCGAACAGTGAACGCCGAGGAGGGCGCGATCAAGGTCGACATGGCGAGCCGCTCGTGCTTCGCTATCTCCGATGCTTAG